A genomic window from Prunus persica cultivar Lovell chromosome G2, Prunus_persica_NCBIv2, whole genome shotgun sequence includes:
- the LOC18787008 gene encoding MLO-like protein 1: MAGGGEGPTLEFTPTWVVAVVCTVIVGISLAAERALHSGGKYLRRKKQKPLYEALLKVKEELMLLGFISLLLTVFQNRITKICVKPEIMDKWLPCSLQHNDQTNEEMDDAHFSTSLSGGIAGQTRRLLAAGGEAQQGYCGKKHKVPLLSVEAFHHLHIFIFVLAIVHVTFCALTIVFGGLKIHQWKKWEDEHSKEINEADEVQVKITHVQEHDFVKDHFWGIGKNYYLMGCLHSFLNQFYGSVTRSDYLTLRLGFITTHCRGNPKFNFHTYMVRALEDDFKRVVGISWYLWIFVVLFMLMNVDGWHAYFWIAFVPFFLLLAVGAKLQHVITQLAHEVAEKHIAVEGELIVQPSDEHFWFGKPKFVLFLIHFILFQNAFEMAFFFWIWVQYGFTSCIMGKVKYIIPRIVIGLFIQVLCSYSTLPLYAIVTQMGTNFKKAIFDEDVRLGLVGWAKKAKRRKASMDGSSSGIGSDVGVQLGKVNQKTTTKG; encoded by the exons ATGGCTGGAGGTGGGGAAGGTCCAACTCTAGAGTTCACGCCAACATGGGTTGTGGCTGTGGTTTGCACTGTGATCGTAGGCATTTCTCTCGCCGCCGAGCGAGCCCTACATTCAGGAGGCAAGTActtgaggaggaagaagcagAAGCCTCTGTATGAGGCCTTGCTCAAGGTTAAAGAAGAGCTTATGTTGCTGGGCTtcatctctctcctcctcacTGTTTTCCAAAACAGGATCACCAAAATCTGTGTGAAGCCTGAGATTATGGACAAGTGGCTGCCATGCAGTCTCCAACATAATGATCAAACAAATGAGGAAATGGATGATGCCCATTTTTCCACCTCCTTGTCTGGGGGCATTGCTGGGCAAACCAGGAGGCTTCTTGCTGCTGGAGGTGAGGCTCAACAGGGGTACTGTGGAAAAAAG CACAAGGTACCTCTGTTATCAGTTGAGGCATTCCACCACCTGCACATCTTTATCTTTGTCCTAGCCATTGTCCATGTGACCTTCTGTGCTCTCACTATTGTTTTCGGAGGGTTAAAG ATACATCAATGGAAAAAGTGGGAGGATGAACATTCAAAAGAGATTAATGAGGCAGATGAAG TTCAAGTAAAGATCACCCATGTCCAGGAGCATGATTTTGTCAAGGACCATTTTTGGGGTATTGGTAAAAATTATTATCTGATGGGTTGCCTA CATTCTTTTCTCAATCAGTTTTATGGATCGGTGACCAGATCAGACTACTTGACTTTGCGACTGGGTTTCATTACG ACCCATTGCAGGGGTAACCCCAAGTTTAATTTTCACACATACATGGTTCGCGCCCTTGAAGATGATTTTAAAAGAGTCGTTGGTATCAG TTGGTATCTGTGGATATTTGTGGTCCTCTTCATGCTTATGAATGTTGATG GCTGGCACGCATACTTCTGGATTGCATTCGttcctttcttt CTTCTTCTTGCTGTTGGCGCTAAGCTGCAGCATGTAATCACCCAGTTGGCTCATGAGGTTGCTGAGAAACATATAGCCGTAGAAGGGGAACTAATAGTTCAACCATCAGACGAACACTTTTGGTTTGGCAAGCCCAAATTTGTTCTCTTCTTGATCCATTTCATCCTTTTCCAAAATGCTTTCGAGATGGCATTTTTTTTCTGGATATGG GTTCAATATGGTTTTACCTCTTGCATAATGGGAAAAGTGAAGTACATTATCCCCAGGATTGTTATTGG GTTGTTCATTCAGGTGCTCTGTAGTTACAGTACACTTCCACTTTACGCCATTGTGACACAG ATGGGAACCAATTTCAAGAAAGCGATATTTGACGAAGACGTACGCTTGGGACTTGTTGGTTGGGCTAAAAAAGCTAAGAGAAGGAAGGCAAGCATGGATGGCTCCAGCTCTGGCATTGGTTCTGACGTGGGAGTTCAGCTAGGCAAAGTTAACCAAAAGACCACTACGAAGGGCTGA